The Pedobacter roseus genome contains a region encoding:
- a CDS encoding ABC transporter permease, with product MFRLNFKIALRNLWKNKGFTLINVGGLAIGMACCLMLLLYVYYEWSFDKHYKNADKVYIAALNLKFNGKLATTMAVPNKLAKAGASELPGIKSAARMSMNNGEKLFSRNQHNFKLSGMNVDPDFLKILDHKFIYGDPNTALSEPNNVLISQSTAKKLFGGENPIGQSIKYDNRISLKVTAVIEDLPKNQSMQYDVLQPWAFFEQENPSEKENSWGAITCLTLFQLKDNASQEATNAALKHFIVDKEPDLKEMTYEPFLFPLSKLHLYDDFDNGKVVGGKIDQLRLFVFLAICVLFIACINYMNLSTAKSEKRAREVGVRKALGSTRNTIMGQFMVESFLLSFLAMLIAFTLLEVSLPYFNNLLDISIKINYASTGFWAVLLAMVLITGLLAGSYPAFYLSSFIPVKVLKGFKGSTGSLSIRKTLVVVQFSLSICMIISAIVIYSQIQHLKNKPLGFDETALAQIDLEGEWTKPEKLKTFKNELERAGAILASTEYARSFTSSGSITGNIVWPGKPKNDVSIINYRSTGFDFAKTTGVKIIEGRDFDPKFSADTSTSLLLNQSAVKIMGLKNPIGTIIHWGDNPPLKVVGVVQDYSSESLASKIQPTVYYYNVKTSKVLLLKLNPNQSLSASIEKIKSVSQSLNPAYPIEVKMVSQGMAEKLRSEKLLSSLSNIFGGFAIFISCLGLLGLALYTAEQRSKEISIRKVLGANLSDILILLNKDFMKLVIISNLIAIPVAYILLAKWLEKYDYKITVNLWPFLLALLTSVVIAILTVSLQTFKVAKANAVDALKYE from the coding sequence ATGTTCAGACTCAACTTTAAAATAGCCCTGCGTAACCTTTGGAAGAACAAAGGCTTTACCTTGATCAACGTTGGTGGATTGGCAATTGGCATGGCCTGTTGCCTGATGTTGCTATTGTACGTTTATTACGAATGGAGCTTCGATAAACACTATAAAAATGCTGATAAGGTATATATTGCTGCATTAAATTTAAAGTTTAACGGCAAACTGGCTACTACCATGGCGGTTCCGAATAAACTAGCCAAAGCCGGCGCTTCAGAACTGCCGGGTATTAAAAGTGCAGCCCGCATGTCAATGAATAACGGAGAGAAATTATTCAGCCGTAATCAGCATAATTTTAAACTTTCAGGGATGAATGTTGATCCGGATTTTTTAAAGATCCTCGATCACAAATTCATCTATGGAGATCCAAATACGGCTTTAAGCGAACCGAATAACGTGTTGATCAGTCAATCTACTGCCAAAAAACTATTTGGCGGGGAGAACCCGATCGGACAAAGCATCAAATATGATAACAGGATCAGTTTAAAAGTAACGGCCGTTATAGAAGACCTTCCCAAAAACCAGAGTATGCAATACGATGTGTTGCAGCCCTGGGCTTTTTTTGAACAGGAAAATCCTTCTGAAAAAGAAAATAGTTGGGGCGCCATTACCTGTTTAACCTTATTTCAGCTTAAAGATAATGCTTCACAGGAGGCCACAAATGCCGCTCTAAAACATTTTATTGTAGATAAAGAGCCTGATTTAAAAGAAATGACTTATGAGCCTTTTCTTTTTCCTTTGAGCAAACTTCACCTGTATGATGATTTTGATAACGGAAAAGTGGTTGGCGGTAAAATAGATCAGTTAAGGTTATTCGTTTTTCTGGCTATCTGTGTGCTTTTTATAGCCTGCATCAATTACATGAACCTTTCTACCGCCAAATCTGAAAAACGGGCAAGAGAAGTAGGGGTGCGGAAAGCTTTAGGATCTACCCGCAATACCATTATGGGGCAGTTTATGGTAGAATCATTCCTGTTGTCGTTTTTAGCCATGTTAATTGCTTTCACGTTACTCGAGGTTTCATTGCCATATTTTAACAACCTGCTCGATATTTCGATCAAAATCAATTATGCTTCAACCGGTTTTTGGGCGGTATTGCTTGCTATGGTTTTGATTACTGGCTTGCTGGCGGGAAGTTATCCTGCATTTTACCTGTCATCTTTTATTCCGGTAAAAGTGCTTAAGGGATTTAAAGGTTCAACAGGTTCATTATCCATCCGTAAAACCCTGGTGGTGGTACAGTTTAGTCTTTCTATATGTATGATTATTTCGGCAATTGTAATTTACAGCCAAATCCAGCACCTTAAAAATAAACCTTTGGGTTTTGATGAAACGGCATTGGCACAGATCGACCTGGAAGGGGAATGGACAAAACCCGAAAAACTAAAAACCTTTAAAAACGAACTGGAGAGGGCAGGGGCTATCTTGGCTTCAACTGAATATGCCCGTTCTTTTACCAGCAGTGGTTCTATTACCGGTAATATTGTATGGCCGGGGAAACCTAAAAATGATGTTTCGATTATCAATTACAGGAGCACGGGTTTCGATTTTGCTAAAACTACAGGCGTAAAAATTATTGAAGGACGGGATTTTGATCCTAAATTTTCGGCTGATACCTCCACATCTCTGCTCCTCAATCAAAGTGCCGTTAAAATAATGGGTTTAAAAAATCCTATTGGTACCATTATCCATTGGGGCGATAATCCGCCACTTAAAGTCGTAGGCGTGGTACAGGATTATTCGAGCGAATCGCTTGCTTCAAAAATACAGCCAACCGTTTATTATTATAATGTTAAAACAAGTAAAGTACTCTTGCTTAAACTAAACCCTAATCAATCGCTTTCTGCCTCTATTGAAAAAATAAAATCAGTGAGCCAAAGTTTAAACCCGGCTTATCCTATAGAGGTGAAAATGGTTAGTCAGGGCATGGCCGAAAAACTCCGTAGTGAAAAGTTATTGAGCTCACTTTCGAATATTTTTGGCGGATTTGCCATTTTTATTTCCTGCCTGGGCCTGTTGGGTCTGGCACTCTATACCGCCGAGCAGCGGAGCAAGGAAATCAGCATCAGGAAAGTATTGGGTGCCAATCTTTCAGATATCCTGATCCTGCTGAACAAAGATTTTATGAAACTGGTGATTATTTCTAATCTGATCGCTATCCCGGTTGCCTATATCCTTCTGGCCAAATGGCTCGAAAAATATGATTATAAAATCACGGTAAACCTTTGGCCCTTTTTACTAGCGCTGTTAACCTCGGTGGTTATTGCCATTTTAACAGTTAGCCTGCAAACTTTTAAAGTAGCTAAAGCAAATGCTGTTGATGCACTTAAATATGAATAA
- a CDS encoding ABC transporter permease, with protein MFKLNLKIAWRNLWKNKGYTLINILGLSIGMASCILIFIFIRYQLSFDENFKNESRIYRVITSWTAPDSFFESPGTARPLPPAMRNDFSQQFDKVGTIQGGGGIIKVKDALGKESIKTAEDVHYADPDFFEILDFKWLEGNPRLSLSQPNTVVLSDEMANKLFGDWHKAVGQSINFKNKIDLKVTGIIEKTPENSSFPLKIIISYKTYQNQAGPELNSWGSVSSSSECYVLLKEGVSIEDVNRNIPQFINKYYQKDDISKEGHRFQPLRDIHYNEELGNFANKVISKKELYGLAIIGVFLLLTACINFINLATAQAVSRGKEVGVRKVMGSLRRQLIVQFLTETLTITVLSLLVGCVLTEVALPGMQSLFKDHISFSIIEHPIILLFMLVLVILVSFLAGFYPAMVMSGYSPALAIKNKITANAAGLSLRKILVVVQFAITIILIIGTLVVLRQMSYMREKPLGFVPTAVALIDVPSDSMAITRYHTLQDQLNKIPGVLSSSYCSAAPSSDFNNESNFRYNSTIQANFQANTKTGDENYFKTFGLEIIAGKGLAKTDTVKDYVVNETLLKKLNVVNYNEAIGKTISVHGKKGTIVGVVKDFNNRSLHEPISPIILNSDKESYTTIAIKLDRKSILPAMQAIEKTWNNVLPEYVYGSNFLDDKISSYYQTEKIMGALFKVFAGVIIFISFIGLFGLISFVATQRTREVAIRKVLGASTIELVKMLNGSFLLMVFIANLVAWPLAYLFVSKWLATFSYRIEVNIWPFIFAMIISMTITLITVSIRSYKAAVANTIDALKYE; from the coding sequence ATGTTTAAATTAAATTTGAAAATTGCCTGGCGGAACCTTTGGAAAAACAAAGGTTATACCCTGATCAATATCCTTGGCCTTTCTATCGGCATGGCCAGTTGTATCCTCATTTTTATTTTTATCCGCTATCAGCTCAGTTTTGATGAGAATTTTAAAAATGAAAGCAGAATTTACCGTGTAATAACCAGCTGGACTGCTCCTGACAGCTTTTTTGAATCTCCTGGTACGGCCAGACCACTTCCGCCAGCTATGCGGAACGACTTTAGTCAACAATTTGATAAAGTAGGAACCATTCAGGGTGGTGGAGGAATTATTAAGGTAAAAGATGCATTGGGAAAAGAAAGTATCAAAACTGCTGAGGATGTACATTACGCAGATCCGGATTTTTTTGAAATCCTTGATTTTAAATGGCTGGAGGGAAATCCCCGTCTATCTTTGAGTCAACCCAATACCGTTGTTTTATCTGATGAAATGGCCAATAAACTTTTTGGCGATTGGCATAAAGCCGTTGGACAAAGCATCAACTTTAAAAACAAAATAGACCTTAAAGTAACCGGGATTATAGAAAAAACACCCGAAAACAGCTCATTTCCGCTAAAAATTATCATTTCTTATAAAACTTACCAAAATCAGGCCGGGCCAGAGTTAAACAGCTGGGGATCAGTTTCCTCCTCATCCGAATGTTATGTGTTGCTAAAAGAAGGTGTTTCTATTGAGGATGTTAATCGAAATATTCCGCAGTTTATTAACAAATACTATCAAAAAGACGATATTTCAAAAGAAGGTCACCGTTTTCAGCCATTAAGGGATATTCACTATAATGAAGAGCTGGGCAATTTTGCAAACAAAGTAATCTCCAAAAAAGAACTTTACGGACTGGCTATTATCGGTGTTTTTTTATTGCTAACTGCCTGTATCAATTTCATTAACCTGGCCACCGCGCAAGCGGTAAGCAGAGGCAAAGAAGTTGGTGTGCGCAAAGTAATGGGAAGCTTACGCAGGCAATTGATTGTTCAGTTTTTAACCGAAACCTTAACCATAACAGTGCTCTCTTTGCTGGTAGGCTGTGTTTTAACCGAAGTTGCACTGCCGGGCATGCAAAGTTTGTTTAAAGATCATATTTCTTTTAGCATCATTGAACATCCCATTATACTTTTGTTTATGCTTGTTTTAGTGATATTGGTGAGCTTTTTGGCTGGCTTTTACCCTGCAATGGTCATGTCGGGCTATAGTCCGGCATTGGCGATAAAAAATAAAATTACCGCAAATGCCGCAGGCCTAAGTTTGCGGAAAATCCTTGTTGTGGTGCAGTTTGCGATTACCATTATCCTCATAATTGGTACTTTGGTGGTGCTGAGGCAGATGAGTTACATGCGCGAGAAACCACTTGGTTTTGTGCCAACGGCCGTAGCTTTAATTGATGTGCCTTCTGATAGTATGGCGATTACCCGTTACCATACCCTGCAGGATCAGCTCAATAAAATCCCCGGGGTATTATCAAGCAGTTATTGTAGTGCTGCTCCATCATCCGATTTTAACAATGAAAGTAACTTCAGATATAACAGCACCATCCAGGCTAATTTTCAGGCCAATACCAAAACCGGTGATGAAAATTATTTTAAAACATTCGGTTTAGAAATTATTGCGGGCAAGGGCTTAGCTAAAACCGATACCGTTAAAGATTATGTGGTGAACGAAACCCTGCTGAAAAAGCTGAATGTGGTTAATTATAACGAAGCCATAGGTAAAACCATTAGTGTACACGGTAAAAAAGGAACTATTGTTGGTGTGGTGAAAGATTTTAACAATAGAAGCCTGCATGAGCCAATTTCACCGATTATTTTAAATAGCGACAAAGAATCTTATACCACCATTGCAATAAAACTCGACCGTAAAAGTATATTGCCTGCCATGCAGGCGATCGAAAAAACATGGAATAATGTTTTGCCCGAATATGTATATGGATCTAATTTTTTGGATGATAAAATCAGCAGCTATTACCAAACGGAAAAAATAATGGGAGCCTTGTTTAAGGTTTTTGCAGGGGTAATTATCTTTATTTCCTTTATCGGTTTATTTGGATTGATCTCTTTCGTGGCCACTCAACGTACCCGCGAGGTAGCCATCCGGAAGGTATTAGGTGCATCTACCATCGAACTGGTTAAAATGTTGAACGGTTCATTTCTGCTGATGGTTTTTATAGCCAATTTAGTTGCATGGCCTTTAGCTTACCTGTTTGTTTCCAAATGGCTGGCAACTTTTAGCTACCGGATAGAGGTGAATATCTGGCCTTTTATTTTTGCCATGATCATCTCGATGACGATAACCCTTATCACTGTAAGCATCCGCTCTTACAAAGCTGCGGTTGCCAATACGATTGATGCTTTAAAATACGAATAA